CTCCGGACTTTGGCGCGCAACGCGAAAAACAGACGCTAGTCGCCCGATTGCCGTTATCCCAAGTTAACGAAGCGCTATATCGCCTTCTTTTGCCCTTTCCAATTTTCCCGCCCTCGTCTGTTTTCATTGTTTCGGCTACGCGAGCGCTAAGCGCCAAATTGGAACGAGACCATAGCCCCCGCCTTAGTCAAAGCGGGGTTAGCGCTAACGAAGGCTAGATCGCATAAAGCGGCTTACCATATTTTTGTAAAGTCCGTCGCTTTCGAAGCGTCCAAAATCCTGCCGTTCTCATTTACGCCAATAATCGGCGTTACGGTTATGTTGCCGTCCGTCTTAGTCGCGTATTGAAAAGCTTCCGCTCCGTATGGCGGCAGAAAGATAAAGAATACGTCGTTAATCGTCGAGTATTGGAACTGCATAGACATATACGGATCAACCGACAAGTACTGATAGTCGCCGTTTGGCAAGAAGACCTGAATCGTCTTAGAGTAACCGTCGTCTTCGGTTTCTGGCGGCAGTAGCGCTTGCCACGCTCCGGTTAGATTATTGTCCGCGTTGGACGGCTTCGAGAGATCCGCGGCAATGTCTTGCTTAATAATCTGCGAGCTAGCTTTGCGCTTAAACGACGTCGTATTTTCAGCCGTAAAGCCTCCAACACCGTCAAACTCGCCCTCGGTAACGCTGATGGTATTGTTGTCGATCACCGCGTAGGAATACGCGGCGATTCCCTCAAAGTCAAAGAAGGTTACTTGATAGCCGTCTTTAACGACATACGCGCCCGTAAAAACGCCCAAACCGGCGAAACTCACTTCGACGGTTCCGTTGGTTTCAAATTTGAAATCCGCCGTCGCGCTCATGCTGGGAATGTACGCGTTCCACTCGCCGAGAAACGGGTTTTCTAGCTCTGAAAGCCAGACCTCTTCGGTTTGGGAGTTACCCCCCCCCCCCCCCCCGTCAGATCGCAGCCTAACAGGGCGAAGCTCGCCGCAACTAAACCAAGCGCGGTAATCGTCGCGCCAATCGTTTTGAGGATAAAGACGCTTGCGAAAACGCTTTTCGCGCCAATCCTAAAAACGCGGCTACGCCAGATCAAGTAATGAATCGGCGCGAGCTACCGATCTCGCGCGGCGGGCGCGGCGTAAATTTAGCGGCGCGTTGGAGCGAATTGCGACCGAATAGATAGGACAAGCGGACTGCCGTTTGTCGGGGCGGCAAAGGGAAAATTGCGCGCTCGAATTCATAAGAGAAACGATTCGTAACTTAACGAGCGGGAGAAACAAACAATATTAGTTGTATAAAGGCTCGATTTAGGAATACTAGCGCGTTATTTATTCTTTCCGCGATATGGCGTTGCCTGTCGAAGCCGCATATAAAAAAGGCGGCTAAGCGACGGCTTAGAACAGCGCGCCAAAGCGTAAAAACGATAGCGCCGCGATCGCGGCGAAGGTAAGAGGTATAAGCGATAAACGCGGTTTATTTAGCGTTAATATCTCGCCGTTAAATCCGCGCAGGATCATTGTTTTTCTAAGCGCTTCGGCGCGATCGAAACATTTAATCGCTAATAGCCCGGTGAAAGAGGCGATCAGACGATAGCTTGTCATATTAGCCGTCAGTTTGTATCCGCGCAGATATAAAGCGCGTTTGAAGCGATCAAACTCCGTTTTTAATAATCGCGCGATCTTAGCTGAAAAAAACAGCGACGATACCAACTTTCTATGCGCGCGCAACCTAGAAAAACCAAGCGCCACGCTCGATTCGTCCGCGCGGGCGAACAAGATCAGCGAAACGAACAGAAGCAAGTTAGACCGCGCGAAAACCAGTAGCGCAAGATCGTTTTGCCCGCCTACTAACAGGCTCGCTACCAAAACGGCGATAAATAGATTTAACGCGATCAACCGCTTCAAGGTTATTAACAGATCGCGCCGCATAATAACGCAAAGCGCTATTGGCAACGCGATCATCGGAAGGTATATCTTGTCGCTAGGCGCGACGGCGAGCGAATAGACGATAAGAGTAATTATTCGCTCGGCGGAGGTCTCTTGCGTTTTACTAATCGTCGTCGTTTCTCTAAGCCTCTCGCGCTTGACTAGTCGCGCAAAACGCGATCGCGGCGCGCGTATCAAGCCGATCGCCCGCTTGCGGGCGCTTTTTCGCGTTTAATTAACCTTAGCGCCGCAAAAAACAGCGCGATCGCGCCAAGAGATAACGCGCCTTTAGCCAGCGAAATCCATAGCGGCGTTTCGGCTTCTTCGGCAAATTCGCCCGTAAGCTCATAATCAATCTGCGCTTGATGACCCATGCCGCCGTCAACGCGCACAATAATTTTGTTGGCGTTTATCGCGATCGCGGCTTTGCCGTTTTCGTCGGTTTTCGCGGTCGCGATCTCTTTTGCGTTTTGGTCAAAAATCCAGACGGCGCACTCTTTACACGGCGCGGATTTTGTGAAGTAACTTTGTATATAAATCGTGGCGTTTTCGTCGGTAACGAACAGATTTATCTTATGGGCAAATCCGCACGCGGCAAGCGCCAAAACGAGCAAAATCGCTCTCATTTCGCCCTTTTCGCCGTCAGTTCAGGTCTGACCCGCTCGATAAAATCCAGCGCCAATAGAGTTATGACCCCTTCGATCGCCGCTATAGGCAGATGGGCTAAAAACGCCAGTTTCGCCGCGTCGATAAAACCTTCGCCGTTGATCGCCAAAACAAACGCGAGTAAAATCGCTCCCGATAACACGGGCAGAAAGCCTATCAAAAACCAAATAATCCGCTTGCGCCAGAAGCAAGCGTCGCGTCTGCCGAGCGCGGCTTGCGGGATTAGCGAAAATAGCGCCCATCCAAGTAGCGACGGAAGCGTTAGCACGCACAGATTTACCCCATAAACGCTTACGCCGCCGTAGCCAAACAGCAGCGCCTGCATTATCAGCGCCGCGCCGATCGCCGCAAACGCTCTAAATCCGATTAACGCGCCGATAACGCCGTTAAGAATCAGATGAACGCTGGTAACGCCGATTGGTATATGGATAAACGACGCGACAAAAAAAAGCGCCGAACACGCCGCCGTTTTGGGAATCTCTTCGTTTTTTAAGGTCGCCAGCGAAGCGGCGAGCGCCGCCGCGCCCGCCGCCCAGCCGACGGCTAGTATTTCGGGGCGCAACGCGCCTTCGGCGATATGCACGAGCGCTTACGCTCTCGCGGCGTGTTTTGCCGCCGCGCCGAACAGGGGTTTAAGCCGCATTATTATTTGTAGCTCTCCGTTTTTAGCCACAAAACCGCGCCTAATTCGATCGGGTATTTTTTGCCCTCGCGGGTTATCGTCTCGTCGTCGTCGATCAGCGCGGCGAAGCCCCACCACCCCTCAAGCGGCAGAACGGCGCGGAAAACGCCGTTCGCGTCGGTTTTCGTAACTAGCGTTACAAACGAATCGTTTGGCGCCTTTAACTTCTTGCCGTCGTTATAAAACTCGATTTCAACCTCCGTATCTGGCGCGATCTTGCCTTTATACAGAACTTGCCCCTCGAATAAACCGCCCTTTAGTATGGAATACGGGCGGCTTAGCGGCACGATTTCGGCTTTCAAGCCTATGGGCGCGTCCCACTCCTCGTCCGCGCCGAAGGCATTTACAATAGTTTTCGTTTGATGGCGGATAAACTTCTCCTCCGCGGGCTCGAAATAGGGAACGGGATCGATATAGAACTGATACACGGCGGGGCTTTTAACGGCATACGACGCGCTCCACACGCTCTGCTTGTCCTTTTTCGCCTCTTTGAGCGAATTTAAGAACGAAGTTTTTTTGCCGTCCGCAAACACGCCCGCGTCTTGCGGCTTGACCAGATTCATAAGCTCCTGCTCGAACGGGTGCGTAAATTCGTAAGCGATCGTAATTTCGGCTTTGTCGCCCTGCTCGATCACGCTCTTGTTGGTTTTCACCACCTGAAAATGCGCCGACAGCGGCGCGGTCAAAACGGCGATCGTAGCGATCGCCTTTATCGGAAAATTCATCTTTGCTCCTTCACACCATTTGGTATTCCGTAATACTAAAGAAATAGAACTTAATAAAAAATTAAAACGGCTACCATTTTTCTCGATAAACCGCGCGCGCTTGAAAACTTGGCTTAAAAACCTTCGCGGTTCCGAATTGCGCAAGTCAAGGCTCGCGCCGCGCAACCCGCAAACGTTTCGGCGGCTTGCTAGACAAAGCGCGGGGGAAATCCCTGAAATTACGCGCTCGCAACGGAGCAAAGCGGCGCGGTTAATCGCGCAAGAGTTTATTTTCTCCCATATATTTCAACAAATCGCAAAAGCCGAGATCGCACGCGTTGCGAGCGTCTTTCGCGGCGTTTTTTAGATCGCCTAAATTATAGTAAGCGAGCCCGCGATTATTGTAAGCGTTCGCATAATCTGGATTGATCTTAATCGCTTGGTTGCAATCCGCGATCGCTTTGTTATGGTCGCCTAACCTATAGTAAGCGAGCCCGCGATTGTAGTAAGCGAACGCATAATCTGGATTGATCTTAATCGCTTGGGCGTAATCTACGATCGCTTTGTTGTAGTCGCCTAAATTATAGTAAGCGAGCCCGCGATTGTAGTAAGCGAGCGCATAATCTGGATTGATCTTAATCGCTTGATTGTGATCGGCGATCGCTCTGCTTATGTCGCCTAAATTAGCGTAAACGTTTCCGCGATTATTGTAAGCGTTAGCATAGTTTGGATCGATCTTGATTGCTTGCGCGTAATCGGCGATCGCTTTGCTTGTGTCGCCTAAATTTTTGTAAGCTTTTCCGCGACTGTTATAAACAATCGCATTGTTTGGATCGATCTTGATCGCTTGGGTGAAATGTCTGATCGCCCCTTGAAAATCGTCGCGAATATACGCGTTCAGACCCTGATTAAACGCCTTCTCCGCGGCGCTTGCTCCAAATAAAGGTATAGAGGCGCATAGGTAAAGCGCGATTAGCGCGGTCGGCGCTATTTTTGAAAGTTTATCTATAACGCGGGCTTTTATTTTTGGCTCCCCCGTTATAGGCGCAAAGAAACGCTTTATCCGATAACAAGCGCGAGCTAACAGGGAGATAGAACTTTTGGCTTCGCAAAGCCGTCGCCCAGCGATCATCGTTTGATCCCCTTTTGCGCGTGAAATTGACAAATTATAGACCATATCAACATAAAAATATCAAAAAAGCGGCGACGCCCGTCGATTTTCGTATCGCCGATCGCTCTCCGCGCCCCCCGCGCTCTTCGTCGCCTTTGTTGTTGTTTGCGCCCTCTTTTATAATACCCGCGCGGAGCGATATGGCGGTTTATCGCCCGTAATCGCGCAGGAAGGGGGTATCCATCTTTTTTATGATTGTTGGTATGGATTTCCGCTTGCGCGGGAATGACATTAAGTATATGGATTACCGTATTTTACCGAGACCTGCGGGAATGTGTTGCCGCCGTCCTTAGCGCTTAGATTTGTTGTCAACGGATACTAACTTTTGCGGCGCTAAAGGTTATCGCGCTCAATCGCGTATTCGCGCATTTTGCCGCATATATTTCAACAAATCGCAAAAGCCGAGATCACACGCCTCGCGAGCGTCTTTCGCGGCGTTTTTTAGATCGCTTCAATTACAGTAAGCAATCCCGCGATTGCGGTAAGCGTTCGTATAATTAGGACTTAGCTTGATAGCTTGGTTGTAATCGCCTAACGCGGCATAAACAACCCCGCGACTGTTATAAGCGTCCGTATTCATATAAAAGAGCCGACTTTGCCAATGCGAAAGCGCGGAAGTTAAGCGCCCAGCCGACCTTCGCCGACAAAAACGCGAAACAAAGCGCCCTCTTTGCTTCGCGACGGACGAAACGAGCGCGCCGCCAGATTTTGACGAGGACTCCTAAACTTCTTAGGCGAGCTATCGCGGTTTTGTTAGACGATTTCGCGCGTTATGTCGGGGTTTAATCTAACTAAGACCTCGTAGCTGATCGTCCCGCGAAGACGCGCTAGCTTTTCCGCGTCGTTTAAGACGCAAACGCGATCGCCGTCGCCCTCGATCGTCATACTGTCCATGCTGACGCGCCCTAAAACTCTTTTGCCTTCGGGCGTTTCGTAGCCCTCAAAACCGTCCAGCCGCAAAAAGCCGTCGCCGTAACCCACGTCGTAAACGCTCGCCGCGAAATCGTTTTTCGCCTCGAAAACTCCGCCGTAGCCGACGCGATCGCCCGATCGTAAATCGCGGCGCGAAATGCGATCTCCCCAAAGCGATAGCACAGGTTTCAAATCGGCGCGATCAAAAGGGCGGCTTAGATCGCAGTAGCCGTAAAGCGCTATGCCGACGCGGACGAGATCGTATGGATCGGCGTTTTTGTTACGCAGGAGCGCGGCGGAGTTATATAGATGAAACTTCGGCGGATCGATCCCGTTTTTCGCGCATATTTTTTCGACGATCGCGCGAATTTTGCCGAAGTTTTTTTCCTGCCAGAAAAGCTCGGTCGATAGCGCGTCGGCGGAGCGCAAATGCGAGAAAACGCCGCGCAAAATTAGCCCTCTACCGAGCGCCGTTTCGATTGTTCTTTCCGCCGCGTCGATAGCGACGCCGTTTCTGCGCATTCCGCAATCTATTTTAAGATGAACTCTCGTTTCGCTTGCCCATTTCAGGGCGTTTCGCTCGTCGTTTAGCGCGAAACTAGCGTTTCTCGGCGCGTCGCTCGTAGGTTCGTCCGCTAAAACTAAAATCTCGTCGAATAACGGCGCGATCGCCTTCGCCTCGTTTTGATTGCGGACTACGGCGTATTTGACGCCGTTTTCGGAGCATAACGCGGCGATCTCTTTTAGCCCGTGTCCATACGCGTTATCTTTTAACACGGCGGCGATCTCGGCTCCGCCGGCGCGGGCGCGTAGCAACGACAGGTTGCGAGTTAAAGCTGATCTAGATAGACGAATTAAAGACACTGCGCGGCTTTCAGTAATATCGGACGTTCTCTTGGACTCGACTTGCTATTGTGCTATTTTTGCTCTTAAACGCTCAAACTTTTTAGGTTTCGGTTCGCGAATATAAACGCGCCGAACTCAAATCCTAATCGCTATAATCCGCTTCAGTTTTTTCAAAGGCTTTTTATATGCGGCTATATCCTACGCGCGGCGGCGATCAGACGTTAAAGTTTAGCGAGGCGGTATTATCTCCGTCCGCGCCGTTTAGCGGGCTTTACGCGCCCGGAGAGATACCAAAGCTAGACGATTTCGAGGCTCTAAAAGCGCTAAGTTATATTGATCTAAGCAAAAGAGTTTTGAAACTTTTCGACGTCGATTTGGACGAAAAGACGATAGACGAGGCGCTTGCGACCTATAGGCGTTTCGACGATCCCGACGAACCCGCGCCGCTCGTTTGCGTCGCCGATCGGCTCTTTGTCTCGGAGTTGTGGCACGGTCCCACCAGAGCGTTTAAGGACATGGCGTTGCAGCCGTTTGGCGTAATTTTGGCAAATCTTGCGCTACGGCGAAACGAAAGATATTTGATTTTGTCCGCCACGAGCGGCGACACCGGTCCCGCGACGCTCGAAACCTTTGCTAACCGCCCCAATATCGAGGTCGTTTGCATTTTTCCCGAAGGCGGCACAAGTCAAACGCAGAAACTTCAGATGATTACGCAAACGGCGGACAATCTGAAGGTTATCGCGATCAAAGGCGACTTCGACGACGCGCAAACCGCGCTTAAAGGCTTGCTGGCGAATAAAAGTTTCAACGGCGCGATCGCGGCGAGCGGACGCAAAGTTAGCGCCGCGAATTCGGTTAATTTCGGACGGATTTTGTTTCAAATTATCTATCACGTTCGCGCCTATCTTGAGTTGTTAAAACGCGGCGCGGTTAAAGCGAACGAGCGGATCGATATTATCGTGCCTTCCGGCAATTTTGGCAACGCCTTAGGCGCCTATTACGCGCGGAAAGCGGGCTTGCCAATCGCGAAAATCGTTATAGCGAGCAACGACAACAACGTCTTAACCGACCTCGTCGCCGTCGGGAGTTACGATCTTGTCAAACGAAAGCTGATCGCCACTAGTTCCCCGGCGATGGATATATTGAAATCTTCCAACGTCGAACGGGTTTTATTCGATCTTTTCGGCGCCGAGAGGACGAGATCGCTTATGGAAGAGATTGATAAAAAAGGCGCGTTCAAACTGCTCCCTTCGGAGTTGGCGGAGTTGCAAACGATTTTTGAGGCGGCTTGGTCAAACGAACGCGAGGTTTTTAAGGCTATAAGTTCCGGCGCGAACGGCGGATATATTATCGATCCGCATACGGCTACTTGTTTTAAAGCCGCCAAATTGGGAGACTCTCGCGTAAAGGTCGTTTGCTCAAGCGCGGAGTGGACGAAATTCGCGTCGACGACGCTAAAGGCGATCGACGGCGTTTGCGCGGACGACGAGAAGGCGCTTAACATTATCTCCGAACGCTTTAATCTCGCGGTTAGCCCGTCGATCGCGAACCTGTTTGCGAAAAAATCGATCGCGCCCGAACCAATCGCGCCCAATATGATCGAAAGGGAGATCGGCGCGTGGCTTGCAAAACGGCGCTAAACGCCGCCATTGATCGCAAACAAACCCTTTTCGCGAACTTCGCGCGCGAAAAGACACTTTAAATCCGCGAGGCGCGCCGAATCAAGAATATATCGCGCTCGCTAATCGCTTAAACGGCAAAAAGCGCTAAGCCGGCGATGATTTTTAAAACCGCTTGAACGCGGCGCGGGGAGGTTCAAGGCGCCGCTTTTGGAATAAAAACTGCTTGATGGCTTGCAATACACGTCAAGGAGCCGAAGGCTATGGGCTTTCTAAAGATCAATACTAACGTCGCGGCGATGAACGCACAGGTCAATTCGACGGTTACTAGCCGCGAAATCGACAAGTCGGTTAGCAAGCTATCTTCGGGGCTACGCATCAACAAAGCGGCGGACGACAGCTCCGGCATGGCGATCGCCGATAGCTTGCGAAGCCAAGCTAACGCGTTAGGGCAGGCGATTCGCAACGCCAACGACGCGATCGGCATTATTCAGATCGCCGACAAAGCTATGGACGAGCAGATCAAGATATGCGACACTATCAAAACCAAAGCGATCCAAGCCGCGCAGGACGGGCAAAATCAAAAAAGCCGCACCGCGATACAGGGCGACATTAACCGCCTGATCGAACAGCTAAACAACATCGCCGTTCAAACGAGTTTCAACGGCATGAAGTTGCTCGCGGGCAGTTTTGTGAATAAAGAGTTCCAGATCGGCGCCTATTCCAACGAAACGGTCAAAGCCTCGATCGGTTGCACGATGGCGAGCAAAATAGGCGGCGTGCGGCTTGAGACGACGGCGACTATCACCGCGGCGAGCGAAACGGTTCTGACCTTTCAAAGTAGCACGGGCGCCGCGCCTATACGGCTTGAGAGCGTGAAAATTAGCTACGGCGCGGGAACGGGTTTGGGCGCGCTCGCCGAATCGATCAACAAATACAGCGACGCGATCGGCGCGAGGGCGACCTACAACGTGCAATCGACGGGCGCGAACGCGGTGCAAGAAGGAACGATCAGGGCGTTGGAGATCAACGGCGTGCTGATTGGCGACGTAGATAACGTGAGCGACAACGATCGCAACGGCAATCTGATCAACGCGATCAACTCTTTTACCATGCTAACGGGCGTGTATGCCAGCATAGACGAGGAGGGGCGTTTGAACCTCACCGCGCGCGACGGGCGCGGCATATACGTAACCACCAGCGCGGGAGGAACGCTAACGGGGCTTGGCGCCACGAGCGCCGCCGCGCACGAAAACTACGGGCGGCTGACGCTTGTGCATAGCAACGCGCGCGACATAAACTACGAGGCTACGGGATCGCTTGTCGGCAAGATCAATTCGGGCGGCTATCAAGCCTTTACCAATATGCAGGACGTGATCGGCAATTTCACCGCGCAACAGGGCGCGGCGGGCGGCGCTTACGCCAACGCCGTTCAATCGGCGGCGGCGGGCAAATACTTGGGCGTAGGCGTTACGACGCGGCAGGGCGCGATGATCACGATGGATATAGCCGACGCGGCGCTGGAGCTTCTCGATCAGATTCGCGCCGATCTAGGCGCCGTGCAAAATCAGATAACGGTTACGGTCGATAACGTTTCCAATACGCAGGTAAACGTCCAAAGTTCCGAATCGACGATCCGCGATCTAGATTTCGGCGCGGAAAGCGCAAACTTTAGCAAACAATCTATTTTAGCGCAATCGGGCAGTTTCGCGCTTAGTCAAGCCAATCAGATTCAACAGCACGTATTAAGACTGCTTCAATAGCTTGTTATGGTAAATAATTATCGCAAAAACCTAGCGGCGTTGCGCCAAGCGGATAGCGATTTATGGGACAAACTGCAAAAAATAGAGGGCAACGATCGGTTTGAGGTTTTTGCGGGAAGCGACCCCATAGATATTAACATTCTCGATCGCGACGCCAATATTCCGTTTTATGATTCGCCCGTCGGCGATACGGAGGAAAAATTGAAAGAGCTCGCGCCAAATATGGCGCGTCCGTTTTTGTGTTTTTTTGGGATCGGAAACGGGATACTGTTCAAAGCTCTACTAGGCAACCGCAGTTTTAATCATATCTTTGTTTTCGAGCCTGAAATCGAACTAATATATGTCGCGTTGCATATCAACGATTTTTCGCAAGATATAGGCGCGCAAAGGCTAATTATTGTCGATGCGAACAAGGTCGATTTTGTCAAGGCTATGCAACTGCTAAAACTTGACGATATGCTAGTGTATCTGAAACTTTACGATCTGATTATCACGCAACCTATATACGCCCGTTATCATTCGACGATAGAGAAAATCAATCAATTTATGATCGACGCGATCGTTCAGATCGTAAAGACGCACGGCAACGATCTAGAGGACGCGCTAATCGGCGTCGATCATTTCTTGCAAAACGCCGACGCTATGATAGAGAACGCGGCGTTTATCGATATGCGCGATCAAAAAAACTCCGATCTCGCCATAACCGTCGCCACCGGACCTTCGCTTACCAAACAACTTCCGCTTTTGAAGGAAATCCAAGATTACGCGACCATTATCTCGGTGGACGCCTCCTTGCCGATACTGGAAAAACACGGGATTATTCCCGATATTGTTACAAGTTTAGAGCGCGTTGAATTAACGGCAAAATTTTACGAAAACACAAGCGAAGAGTTTCAAAAACAGATCGGCTGTTTCGCTATTAGCGCGTTAGCGCATAAACGCTTAATAGAGTCGGTTAAAGGAACCAGATGTCTGATTATGCGCCCTTTTGGATATATGATGGTTTTCGGATTGAATCGGCACGGCTACGCGGGCATTGGTATGAGCGCGGCAAATCTAGCTTACGAGTTGGCGTTTTTGCTCGGTTATAAACAAACGGCGTTAATCGGACAAGATTTAGCCTATAGCATAGACGGCAAAACCACGCACGCGGGCGATCATATATTCGGCGATCGCGATCCGAGCGTAGTAAAACATATGGACTCCGAAGAAAAAATCTATTTCCCCGCTTGGGGCGCCAAAGGCAAAATACGATCAAACTCCACTTGGGCGTTGTTTAGAAATTTTTTCATTCAAAATATATCCGACGCTAAACATAGAATGGCTACCTACAACTGCACGGAGGGCGGCTGCCATATCGACGGCGCTATCGATCGCCCGTTCGCGGAGGTTGTAGCCGAATTTGTCGATCGAAGCAAAGTAAAAAAGAGAATTGTTTTGCCGCCGGCAGACGCCAAGACGGTAAAAAAAGAAAAGGCGCAAGTAAGAAGCGTGATCAAAACAATGATTAAAACCGGACGAAAAGCGCTCGATACAATTATTCCTTTGCAAAAAGCGACGGTTAAGCTGACGACAAAATTGGAGAAAAAAAGCAGAGACGATCAGATCAAAGAGGGCGATTTCGCCGCGATCGCGTCGATTAACGCGAGGATAGACAAAGCGAAAAAAATTTTGGAAGATTCGCTATTTATGAAATACTATTGGGACGCCCTGCGCTCTATGGTGGTAAATATGGAACTCAATATAGCCAAGATCACCACAAAAATACCGACCAACGAAACCGAACAAAAAGATAAGCATTTAGACTACCTTTTCGCTCATCGTTTTTGGCTTTTTAGCGTCAAAGGCGCGATCGAAACGCAATTAAAAATCCTTGCGAAATACGACGGTTCACAGCCTCGATCCGCTAAGCCGAAAGCGGCGTTAAAAGAGACTTCTTAAAGCCAAGCTATTTATCCGTCGCGCCTATTTGAATTAAATGAAGTTTCGTTTCGCCTAGACGGTTAGGCGCCTTTTTCGTCGCGTTCGCCCAACAATAAACGCTTGCGAGTTTGCGCAAAACTGTTTGCGGTTTTCTAAAATCGCGCCGCTTTTAATTTAGTCCAAAAGTTACTTTTTGCGCTCGCCTAATCGCGTTTTACTTTTGTCCGTTTGTCGCGCCGCGTTTTATACTCGCCTAGTCGCGTTTCGATTTTGCCGTAACTCTCGTTTTTACTCGCTTTGCCGCGTTTTGCTTTTCTCCGTTTATCGCCAGCGCTTTGATTTTGCCTGAAAGCGTTTTTGCGCTCTCGCCAAACGTCGCCTTGTTTTTGTCTCCTTACGCGCGGAGCAAAACGACGCGTAA
The sequence above is drawn from the Helicobacteraceae bacterium genome and encodes:
- a CDS encoding flagellin B, which produces MGFLKINTNVAAMNAQVNSTVTSREIDKSVSKLSSGLRINKAADDSSGMAIADSLRSQANALGQAIRNANDAIGIIQIADKAMDEQIKICDTIKTKAIQAAQDGQNQKSRTAIQGDINRLIEQLNNIAVQTSFNGMKLLAGSFVNKEFQIGAYSNETVKASIGCTMASKIGGVRLETTATITAASETVLTFQSSTGAAPIRLESVKISYGAGTGLGALAESINKYSDAIGARATYNVQSTGANAVQEGTIRALEINGVLIGDVDNVSDNDRNGNLINAINSFTMLTGVYASIDEEGRLNLTARDGRGIYVTTSAGGTLTGLGATSAAAHENYGRLTLVHSNARDINYEATGSLVGKINSGGYQAFTNMQDVIGNFTAQQGAAGGAYANAVQSAAAGKYLGVGVTTRQGAMITMDIADAALELLDQIRADLGAVQNQITVTVDNVSNTQVNVQSSESTIRDLDFGAESANFSKQSILAQSGSFALSQANQIQQHVLRLLQ
- the cbiM gene encoding cobalt transporter CbiM; translation: MHIAEGALRPEILAVGWAAGAAALAASLATLKNEEIPKTAACSALFFVASFIHIPIGVTSVHLILNGVIGALIGFRAFAAIGAALIMQALLFGYGGVSVYGVNLCVLTLPSLLGWALFSLIPQAALGRRDACFWRKRIIWFLIGFLPVLSGAILLAFVLAINGEGFIDAAKLAFLAHLPIAAIEGVITLLALDFIERVRPELTAKRAK
- a CDS encoding DUF4198 domain-containing protein, producing MNFPIKAIATIAVLTAPLSAHFQVVKTNKSVIEQGDKAEITIAYEFTHPFEQELMNLVKPQDAGVFADGKKTSFLNSLKEAKKDKQSVWSASYAVKSPAVYQFYIDPVPYFEPAEEKFIRHQTKTIVNAFGADEEWDAPIGLKAEIVPLSRPYSILKGGLFEGQVLYKGKIAPDTEVEIEFYNDGKKLKAPNDSFVTLVTKTDANGVFRAVLPLEGWWGFAALIDDDETITREGKKYPIELGAVLWLKTESYK
- the thrC gene encoding threonine synthase, producing the protein MRLYPTRGGDQTLKFSEAVLSPSAPFSGLYAPGEIPKLDDFEALKALSYIDLSKRVLKLFDVDLDEKTIDEALATYRRFDDPDEPAPLVCVADRLFVSELWHGPTRAFKDMALQPFGVILANLALRRNERYLILSATSGDTGPATLETFANRPNIEVVCIFPEGGTSQTQKLQMITQTADNLKVIAIKGDFDDAQTALKGLLANKSFNGAIAASGRKVSAANSVNFGRILFQIIYHVRAYLELLKRGAVKANERIDIIVPSGNFGNALGAYYARKAGLPIAKIVIASNDNNVLTDLVAVGSYDLVKRKLIATSSPAMDILKSSNVERVLFDLFGAERTRSLMEEIDKKGAFKLLPSELAELQTIFEAAWSNEREVFKAISSGANGGYIIDPHTATCFKAAKLGDSRVKVVCSSAEWTKFASTTLKAIDGVCADDEKALNIISERFNLAVSPSIANLFAKKSIAPEPIAPNMIEREIGAWLAKRR
- a CDS encoding alanine racemase — its product is MSLIRLSRSALTRNLSLLRARAGGAEIAAVLKDNAYGHGLKEIAALCSENGVKYAVVRNQNEAKAIAPLFDEILVLADEPTSDAPRNASFALNDERNALKWASETRVHLKIDCGMRRNGVAIDAAERTIETALGRGLILRGVFSHLRSADALSTELFWQEKNFGKIRAIVEKICAKNGIDPPKFHLYNSAALLRNKNADPYDLVRVGIALYGYCDLSRPFDRADLKPVLSLWGDRISRRDLRSGDRVGYGGVFEAKNDFAASVYDVGYGDGFLRLDGFEGYETPEGKRVLGRVSMDSMTIEGDGDRVCVLNDAEKLARLRGTISYEVLVRLNPDITREIV
- a CDS encoding tetratricopeptide repeat protein, which encodes MNTDAYNSRGVVYAALGDYNQAIKLSPNYTNAYRNRGIAYCN
- a CDS encoding tetratricopeptide repeat protein, with amino-acid sequence MIAGRRLCEAKSSISLLARACYRIKRFFAPITGEPKIKARVIDKLSKIAPTALIALYLCASIPLFGASAAEKAFNQGLNAYIRDDFQGAIRHFTQAIKIDPNNAIVYNSRGKAYKNLGDTSKAIADYAQAIKIDPNYANAYNNRGNVYANLGDISRAIADHNQAIKINPDYALAYYNRGLAYYNLGDYNKAIVDYAQAIKINPDYAFAYYNRGLAYYRLGDHNKAIADCNQAIKINPDYANAYNNRGLAYYNLGDLKNAAKDARNACDLGFCDLLKYMGENKLLRD
- a CDS encoding energy-coupling factor transporter transmembrane protein EcfT codes for the protein MIRAPRSRFARLVKRERLRETTTISKTQETSAERIITLIVYSLAVAPSDKIYLPMIALPIALCVIMRRDLLITLKRLIALNLFIAVLVASLLVGGQNDLALLVFARSNLLLFVSLILFARADESSVALGFSRLRAHRKLVSSLFFSAKIARLLKTEFDRFKRALYLRGYKLTANMTSYRLIASFTGLLAIKCFDRAEALRKTMILRGFNGEILTLNKPRLSLIPLTFAAIAALSFLRFGALF